The nucleotide sequence AAATGATGTTGTCTTCAACATCTGTATCAATCACAAATAATGGCTCTACTGTGCCGCCAACTGCCAATCCTTTTCGCTGTCCTTTGGTAAAATAATGTGCGCCTTGATGCTTGCCGACCACTTTACCATCGCTTATTGAATACTCAATTTTTCGAGATAGATAAGCTAATTCTTCTTCTTTTGAATTGAATTGTGGTTTATTTTTATAATAAACGCCTTGTGATTCTGGGATTTCAACAATAATACCTTCTTTGGGTTTTAACTGTTGCTGCAAAAAATCTGGCAATCTAACCTTACCTATGAAACATAGACCTTGAGAATCTTTTTTCTCGGCAGTTACTAAATCTAGTTTCGAAGCAATAGCTCTTACTTCTGGTTTTGTTAATTCTCCTATAGGAAATAATGTCTTAGCTAATTGCTCTTGCGATAATTGGCATAAAAAATAGGATTGGTCTTTATTATTATCTTTTCCAGAAAGTAATTGATAAATTTCCTTTCCGTCTTTGGTTATTGTTCCTTTTCTACAATAATGTCCAGTAGCTACATAATCTGCTCCAAGCTCCATGGCTATTTTCATAAAGACATCAAACTTTATCTCTCGATTACATAA is from Pontimicrobium sp. SW4 and encodes:
- the mnmA gene encoding tRNA 2-thiouridine(34) synthase MnmA, translating into MMKRVIVGLSGGVDSSVAAYVLKEQGYEVIGLFMKNWHDDSVTISDECPWLDDSNDAMLVAEKLGIPFQTVDLSEQYKERIVDYMFNEYERGRTPNPDVLCNREIKFDVFMKIAMELGADYVATGHYCRKGTITKDGKEIYQLLSGKDNNKDQSYFLCQLSQEQLAKTLFPIGELTKPEVRAIASKLDLVTAEKKDSQGLCFIGKVRLPDFLQQQLKPKEGIIVEIPESQGVYYKNKPQFNSKEEELAYLSRKIEYSISDGKVVGKHQGAHYFTKGQRKGLAVGGTVEPLFVIDTDVEDNIIYTGQGKSHPGLYKKALFVSNDELHWIREDLKLEVDETMEVLARIRYRQPLEKAMLYKVDSGLYVAFENPQSAITEGQFVAWYLDDELVGSGVIS